Genomic DNA from Lacipirellulaceae bacterium:
AATCCGGTGGACCTTGACTACAAGGGACTCTCCAATGCGGGGACTTGGTTGCTCGGCCGGTTGCAGACCGAGCGTGATAAATCGCGAGTGATGGAAGGCCTAGAAGGGGCATCCGCCCAAGCGGGGGCGAAGTTTGACCGTGGCAAGATGGAAGCAATGCTTGCGGCACTCGGCAGCCGTGTGTTCCTCATGAACAACGTGCATGAGAACGCGCCGACCGTGTTTCACACGCGTTGGGCGATGTCTTTTTTGAGCGGCCCTCTCACGCGGAATCAGATCAGCAAGCTGATGGCAGACGCGAAAGCAAAGCTCGCCGAGTTGCAAGCTGCGGCTGAGCCCTCGTCGGAGGAAGTACAGCAGACAACAAAGGCAGCCGCCCGTGCCAAGTCGTCACGCCCGGTGATTAGTGCCGACATTGATCAGGAATTCTACGAGATCAACGACCGCCGACCCGAAGGGGCGACACTCTTCTATCAACCGGGGCTGTTGGGCGTTGGCCAAATGCACTTCGTTAAGTCCGCCGCCGATGTCGACCACTGGCAAGACTTTGCCGCACTGCTCACGGTGCACGAAGAGCTTCCTCGCCGGGTTTGGGATTCGGCCATCGTTTACGAGCAACGTCCGCGACTCGAAGCGGAACCGGTTGCCGACGCTGCTTTTGACGACTTGCCTAGCGAAATGTCGCAGGAGAAGAATTACCGAGGCTGGGAACGCGACCTCAAAGATCATCTCTATCAGACCGAGCGTTACGTGACGTTTGAATGCGAACCGCTGGATGTGCGGAGCGAATCCGGCGAAACGGAAGCGGACTTTCGCATTCGCATCACGCAGCAAGCGCGCGAACAACGGGACGCAGAGAAAGAAATGGTGCGTGAAAAATTCGCCACGAAGATTCAGCGACAGGAGGCCCGCGTCGAAAAGGCGAGAAGCTACCTGGAGGAGCAAAAGTCACAGTTCTGGGCGCGGCTATTTCCTTGGCTGATCAACGCCCTCATGATGATCGCTTCGGCATTGACCGGCTCCAAGTCACGCAGGATCAGCGGCGGCACGACGACGCAGACGATGCGGGAGCGCTCGCAAGCGAATCGCGCGGAACAGAAACTTGCCGAGGAAGAAGAAGAGTTCGAAGACCTCAAGCAACAAGAGCGTGTCGCGCTCGAAGATCTTGACATTGAATATCAACCGAATCGGCTTCCAATCGAAAAGATCGAGATCGGTCCACGCAAAAGCGACATCAGCGTGGATAAGTTGACGCTGGTTTGGTTGCCGTTTTGGAAGCACCAAGACGGACGAGCGACAGCGGCCTATTGATCTTTCAAACCACGAATTAAACGAATAACACGAATTTTGGTTGCATCGCTTACTCGGCTAGCCGAGTAAGCTAGATATTCGTTTAATTCGTGGTTCCGGAATACCCTCCAGCGGAACCGGGCAGGCTGGGCTATAATTCTTGAGCGTTCGTAGCCTTTTGAATCCCATGCCAATTCTGATAGTGCCGTGTCGACTCGAACCTCTATAACCCGCTTATTACTTTGTTTTTCGCTTTTGGTGCTGTTCTCCGCTGGCTGCCAGCAAGGTATCGTTGGTCAGTTGCAAGGGGAGTGGGTGGGGACGCCCAAACCTCCAAAGAAAGCAGCCACCAAAGACGCAGGCCAGCCGGTCACGCAGTCTGAGAACGCGACGAAGCAAGAGGTGAAACTCACCGATTGGCAAAGCTACGACGCGCAGGTCGGGATGAAGTTCACCGATTCGCAAGTCGAAGTGACGATGGACGGCCAAAGTGACAAGGTCGTTGCCAAGTGGCGCGTTCTTGAACAGACGCCGGCGAATATTCTCGTTGAGTTCATTACCGAAACGAAGCAGCCGCCAACTAACGAGGAACCGGCGACTGAGACGCAACCCTCCAAGGTTCTGCGACGTTTCGAAATTATTCCCGAACTCGAAGAAGAGAAACTCACGGGCTTCGCTTTGAATGAAGAAGGAGCCGACCGCCAAGTTGGGAGGCTGTACTTTGTTCGCAAGGGTCAGCAAGCCAAAACTAAAAACGTCTCAGCGACTGACGATTCGCAAGATTGAAAAACTCCGAGAGCTCCAACCCGAGAGCTTACGCTTCTCGGCTCAGAATTCTTACTGCCCACTGCCTTCTGCCCACTGCCAACTATGAGCGAACGCGAACGCTGGATTGTTTACCCACTATTATTCTTTGCTTTGGGAGCCGCGATCCGTGACAAACTGTTTCGGCATGTGGCAACTAAGGACGTCAGGTGCGAGACACTGGTTGCCGACAAGATTATCTGCCGCGAGGGGGGGCAGTTCACTTCGTTACTCGCTGGGGAGGTAACAAGTCAGACAGGAATTTCTTGCCAGCATGTCGTTGTGCATGCGCCCGATAATCCAAAATTGCATTTGGTAGAATTGGGGGCAGCGGTGACCCAGCCAGCTGCCGAGCGCAGCCTGGGTGTCCTAGTACTAAGGGACAACCAAGGAAACGAGTTCTGTGGCGTGACTAATGACCAGCTCTATGTGAAAAGCGTTGTCTGCGAGGATGCTCGTGTGGTCGCGAATAAAAGGAATATGAACCCGCTCATTCGACTTGGCAGCGGAATGGCACGTGACGAACGGACCGGGCAAGCTGGAGTTGTCGGAATCGTCTCGGTGAACAATCAGAATTACTTCGGTGCCCCCGGACAGCGTTTCACACCGCTGCCTCAGAAGGGTTTGCCTCAAAAGGGCCAGCCAAAACCAACGACAGAGGAGGCGAAAGAGAAGCCGAACAGGCTAGAACCTGAGGCCGTTCAGACCGAGCAATCTCCTTTAGAAGAATGAAGCAAAGCGTTATATTGGCGGTTTGAGCCACTACTTTGCCTTTTCTCTACGAGTTGCTAATCGAGTACGTTGCAAATCACCGTGGCCAACGCTTACTCTAGTAGCTTGCGAATTCCCGCAAGCTGCGGCCGTTGTGAACACTGACCCACTGTCCGGGTGATCACAACGGTTGACTCGGTACCTGCAGCTCGAGACAACGTCATGCCCACGGCCAGCCCCCAGAACACGCCAACTACACTCACGCAACTTCTTTCGGCGCGTGCGGAAGTATGCCCTGAGCGGATCGCGTTTCGCTTCACCGACGACTCGGGAAATGAAACGACGTGGACTTTCAAGCAGCTTCATAAAAGTGCCAAGGGTATTGGGGCTAAGCTGCAAGCAGCTTACAGCCCTGGTGAACGGGTTCTACTCGTTTACCCACCCGGGTTGGAGTTTATTGCGGGCTTCTTCGGAACGCTCTACGCCGGGTTGTTGCCCGTTCCTGCAACGTACCCCAAACCGCGTCGCCCGTTACCGCGACTCGATGCGATCGCCGCCGACTGTGCTCCCAAGGCAGCGCTAACGACAGCGGACACGCTGAGTCTGCTCAAG
This window encodes:
- a CDS encoding ATP-binding protein, with translation MTTNANPTDTRVTEKLGEFYLGRKHDLSTGQTSDTDVLYDSKDLTTHAVCVGMTGSGKTGLCLSLLEEAGLDGVPAIAIDPKGDLGNLLLTFPELKPADFEPWVDESVASQKGITREQLAENFAELWKNGLAKWGQDGERIRRYNESVEKVIYTPGSSAGVPLTILKSFNAPPQAVLDDGDAFRDRVQSAASGVLALLGIDADPVKSREHILLSNVLSHAWQEGRNLDLPQLIQEIQQPPFKRVGVVDLETFFPADDRLELGMQLNNLLASPSFASWLEGEALDIQKLLYTDKGKPKLSILSIAHLNDSERMFFVTILLNEMLSWMRSQPGVGSLRALLYMDEVYGYFPPTANPPSKKPMLTLLKQARAFGVGCVLATQNPVDLDYKGLSNAGTWLLGRLQTERDKSRVMEGLEGASAQAGAKFDRGKMEAMLAALGSRVFLMNNVHENAPTVFHTRWAMSFLSGPLTRNQISKLMADAKAKLAELQAAAEPSSEEVQQTTKAAARAKSSRPVISADIDQEFYEINDRRPEGATLFYQPGLLGVGQMHFVKSAADVDHWQDFAALLTVHEELPRRVWDSAIVYEQRPRLEAEPVADAAFDDLPSEMSQEKNYRGWERDLKDHLYQTERYVTFECEPLDVRSESGETEADFRIRITQQAREQRDAEKEMVREKFATKIQRQEARVEKARSYLEEQKSQFWARLFPWLINALMMIASALTGSKSRRISGGTTTQTMRERSQANRAEQKLAEEEEEFEDLKQQERVALEDLDIEYQPNRLPIEKIEIGPRKSDISVDKLTLVWLPFWKHQDGRATAAY